Within Paracoccus jeotgali, the genomic segment GGGCGAGGGGCCGACGGCCAGCGCGGTCATGTCCGACATCGTGGAACTGGCGCGCAAGGTCCGTGTCCCGGTCTTCGGCCAGCCCGCAGGCTCGCTGACCCGCGCGCAGCCTGCCCGCACGGCGGTTCCGGCGGCCTATTACCTGCGCCTCGCGCTGCTCGACAAGCCGGGCGCCTTGGCCAAGGTGGCGGCGGTGCTGGGCGATGCGGGGATCTCGATCCACCGGATGCGGCAATACGACCATCAGGGCGGCACCGCGCCGGTGCTGATCGTCACCCACAAGACCACGCCCGAGGCCATCGACCACGCCATCGCCGAATTGCCCCGCACCGGCGTCATCGCCGCCGAGCCGGTGGAGCTGCGGATCGAAGAGGTGCAGAGCTAGGCGCGCGCGCTGCTTTGGTGCGCCAGCCGACGTGCCGTGCCGGCCTTTCTACGCGGCCGAACAGTTCCTTCGCGGCCAAGCGCCCGGCCTGACAGCTTGCCCGGCTGATCCCTTGGCTGCGGCTGACGCGCCTGCGCCGCGTCCCGGTGCGACGTGAGCGGCTTGCTGCCTGCCCCCCTACCTGAACAGGATCAGGCTCGCCGGGGACCAGCCGATGCTGGCGCGGGTGCCGACATCGGGGATGTCGCGGCCAAAGACGTTGCGCATCGAGATCCGCACCGGCTCGGATTTGGTGCCGTCCTCTTCGTCGATGCGGACGTCGTAATAGGTCATGTCGCCGTAATAGACGACCTCGTCGATGACCCCGCCATTCTGCCGCGGCGCGGTCTGGGGCTGGCCTTCTGGGAAGATGCTGACCGCCTCGGGGCGGAAGCCGATCATCGGCGGGGCGCCCGGCTCGTCATGGCGGGCGACGCGGCTTTCGGGGATCTCGATCTCGCCCAGACCTTCGACATCGACATGGATCACGCCCTCGCCTTCGGACAGGATCGTCGCGGGCAGGAAGTTCATCACCCCGATGAAATCCGCGACGCGCCGGTCGACGGGGCGGGAATACAGCGACTCCGGCTCGTCAAGCTGCGCGATCTGGCCTTCGAACATTACCGCGATGCGGTCAGACATGACCAGCGCCTCTTCCTGATCGTGAGTGACCAGAACGAAGGTGATGCCGACCTGACGCTGCAGCTTGATCAGCTCGACCTGCATCTGCTCGCGCATCTTGCGGTCCAGCGCCGAAAGCGGCTCGTCCAGCAGCAGCACCTTGGGCTTAAGGATCAGCGCCCGCGCCAGGGCCACACGCTGCCGCTGTCCGCCCGACAGCGCATGGGCACGGCGCTTGCCATAGCCGGTCAGCCCGACCATCTTCAGCGCCTCTTCGACGGCGGCGTCCTTTTCGGCGCGCGGGCGCGGGTCGCGGCGCAGGCCGAAGGCGACGTTCTCAGCCACGCTCAGATGCGGAAAGATGGCGTAGGACTGGAACACCATGTTGGTCGGGCGCTTGTTCGCCGGCACCCGCGCCATGTCCTTGTCGTCGATCAGCACGACCCCGGACGAGATCCCCTCGAACCCCGCGATTGTGCGCAGCAGCGTCGTCTTGCCACAGCCCGACGGCCCGAGAAGCGAGAAGAACTCACCCTCGCGGATGGTCAGGTCGATGCCGCGCAGGGCGTGATAGTCGCCATAATATTTGTGCAGGTCGCGGCATTCGATCATCGGTCTCGCCGCCTGCAACTCCGCATAGCGCGTGGCCGATTTCGCCTTGCGCGGCGAGCGGACCGGCGCGGCGGTGGTCGGGATGCGGTTGGAATCGTTCACAGGAAACCCCCATGGCCTTGCCGGCCGGTCCGTGCCGCGCCGCGGCGGCGGAAATATTCGGCTGCGGTCAGCAGCAGGATCGACATCAGCACCAGCACCGTCCCCAGCGCCATGATGACCGGGATCGCCTTGGGAAAGCGCAGCTGGCTGAAAATATAGGTCGGCAGCGTCGGCTCGTTCCCGGCGAGGAAGAACGCGATGATGAATTCATCCAGCGAGATGGTGAAGCTCATCAACAGGGCCGAGATGATGCCCGGCATGACCAGCGGCAGGATCACCAGCCGAAACGCGCTGAACCGCGTCTCGCCCAGATCCTGCGCGGCCTCTTCCAGCGATTTGTCGAGGCTGTTGAAGGCGGTGGTCAGGATCGCAATCGCGTAAGGCAGGCAGATCAGCGTGTGGCCCACGATCACGGTCAGGACCGACAGCTCGACCCCGATGGCCAGCAGCACGACCAGCAGCGACATGGCCACAATGATCTCGGGCAGCACCAGCGGCAGCATGATCAGCCCCATGATGCCGGTCTTGGCCGGAAAGTTGTAGCGCGTCGAGGCCCGCGCGGCGAACACCCCCAAGGCCGTCGCCAGCACCGCCGAACTGACCGCGATGGTCAGCGAGTTGAAGAAGGCGCGGCGCAGCGTCGGGTTGGCCCACATCTGCGCGAACCAGTCGGTGGTGAACCCCTTCAGCGGAAAGGCGATGATCGTGCCAGAGTTGAAGGCAAACACCGGCAGCAGCGCGATCGGCGCATACAGAAACAGCAGGTAGATCAGCGAATAGATGCGCAGCCCGTTGCCCCTCATCACGACCTCACCCTGAGAAAGCGGCGGTTGAGCAGCAGGAACAGGACGCTGAGGATCGCCACGATCAGCATCGCCGTCACCGCGACCGCCGAACCAAGCGGCCGGTTGTCCAGCGCAAGCATCTGTTTTTGCACCATATTGGCGATCATCGGGATCTTGCCGCCGCCGATGAGTTCCGGCGTGACATAGTCGCCGATGGTCGGGATGAACACGATCAGCGAGGCCGCGATCACCCCCGGCATGGCCAGCGGCAGCGTCACCCGCCAAAAGGTCATCATCCGCGATTCGCCCAGATCCCGCCCCGCTTCCAGCAGCGAGCGGTCGATCTTTTCCAGCGCCACATAGATCGGCAGGATCGCAAAGGGCGCATAGGCATGGGCCAGCGTGATGACCATCGCCTGCACGTTGAAGAGCAGGAACGACAGCGGCTCGTCGATGACGCCGATCCCGGTCAGGGTGGCGTTGATGACGCCGTTATGGCCCAGGATCACCTTCCACAGGAACACCCGGATCAGATAGGAGGTCCAGAACGGGATGGTGATCAGAAAGATCCACAGCGCCTTGCGTTCCGGCGGCACGACGAAGGACAGGAAATAGGCCACCGGAAAGGCCAGCAGCACCGTCGCCGCCGTCACCGCCAGGGCCACCCACAGCGAGCGCAGCAGGATCTTGTGAAAGACCGGATCGCTCAGCACCGCGCGGTAATTCTCGAAGGTGAATTCGTGAATCACCTCCAGATAGCCGTCGCGGAAGAACGAATAGGCCAGAATCGTCGCCAGCGGTGCGGCCAGCACCAGCACGGCATAGATCAGCGGCGGCGAGACCATCGTCAGACCCTGACGCGCCTCGGTATCGATGCGGGGTGCTGACATCGTCTCTCCCTGTGGCAGACTTGCGGACCAAGCCTTTCGGGCAACTCTATAATCGGATCGGTGGATTTGAAAAGCCGCTTTGCCCGATCATGGCGGGGCGGTCGCCTGCCTTGGCTTTCAGGGCAGGTGGGCGCCTTTCATCTCGACAGATCGCTGCGTGCATGCTTGAGTGTCGGGCAATCGGGGCCAGCAAGGATGCCCCTGCTGTGGAGGAAACATGACAACGAAATCAACACTCGACCGCCGGCGCTTCCTGTCCCGCGCAACCATCGGCGGCGCGTCCGCGGCGGCTGCCTCGACGCTTGCCGCGCCCGCACTGGCGCAGAGCAGCCCCAAGATCAACTGGCGCATGACCTCGTCCTTCCCGCCCTCGCTCGACAACCTGTTCGGGGCGGCGGGCGACCTGGCCACCATGGTCAGCGAAGCGTCCGAGGGCAATTTCGTCATCCAGCCCTTCGCCCCGGGCGAGATCGTCCCCGCGCTGCAGGCCGCCGATGCGGTCAGCGACGGCACGGTCGAAGCGGCGCATTCCGTCGGCTACTACTATTGGGGCAAGGACCCGGCCTGGGCGCTTGGCTCGACGGTGCCGTTCAGCCTGTCGGCGCGGGCGCAGAACGCTTGGCTGTATCACGGCGGCGGCAACGAGATGTTCAACGAATTTCTCGACCAGTACAACATCCACGCCTTCCCCGGCGGCAATACCGGCGTCCAGATGGGCGGCTGGTATCGCAAGGAAATCAAATCGGTCGAGGATCTGAAAGGCCTCAAGTTCCGGGTCGGCGGATTTGCCGGCAAGGTGCTGGAAAAGCTGGGCGTGGTTCCGCAGCAGTTGGCGGGCGGCGACGTCTATCCGGCGCTGGAAAAGGGCACCATCGACGCGGCCGAGTTCGTCGGCCCCTATGACGACCAGAAGCTGGGGCTCGCGCAGGTCGCGCCCTATTACTACTATCCCGGTTGGTGGGAAGGCGGGCCGGCGGTCCACTTCATGTTCAACAAGGAAAAGTTCGAAAGCCTGCCGCCGCAGTATCAGTCGCTGCTGAAAACCGCCTGTCAGGCGGTGAACGGCAACATGCTGCATGAATATGACTGGCTGAACCCGCCCGCGCTGAAAGAGGTCGTGGCCGGCGGCGCCAAGCTGATGCCCTTCCCCGAGGATGTGATGCAGGCCTCGTTCGACGCCGCGAACGAGATCTATGCCGAGCTGGACGAGACCAACCCGCACTGGCAGAAGATGTGGGCCTCGATCAAGTCGTTCCGCAATGACTGGTATCTGTACAACCAGACCGCGGAATACACCTATGACACCTTCATGATGATCCAGCAGCGCGCCGGCAAGCTGTAAGCCGCGGCCTGTCGTGACGGTTGCGGGGCGCCTTCGGGCGCCCCGTTTTGCTGTGGGCCTGCCCGGCCCGTTCCCCCTTTTCAAACCGCACCGATGCTGCTATGCGCGCGGCTTCGGCCTCACCCTTGGAGGAGGCCGCCAATCGTGAAAGGAACACATCATGGCCAAAGAGATCCCAGATCTGGTGGCCGAGGCACGCACGGGGACAGGCAAGGGGGCCGCCCGTCAAGCTCGCCGTAACGGCAAGGTGCCCGGAATCGTTTATGGCGACCACAAGGACCCGGTCGCAATCCAGTTCGACTTCAACCAGTTGCTGACCAAGCTGCGCGCCGGTCGGTTCCTGTCCACGCTGTGGAACCTGAAGGTCGAAGGGCAGGAAGACGTCCGCGTCATCTGCCGCGGCGTTCAGAAGGATGTCGTGAAGGATCTGCCGACGCATATCGACTTCATGCGCCTGCGCCGCACGTCCAAGATCAACCTGTTCATTCAGGTCGATTTCATCAACCAGGACAAATGCCCGGCGCTGAAGCGCGGCGGCACGCTGGTGACGGTCCGTCCCGAGGTCGAACTGATGGTGACCGCGGGCGATATCCCGGAAAGCATCGTGGTCGATCTGGAGGGCCGCCAGATCGGCGAGACCATCCACATCAGCGACGTGACCCTGCCCGAGGGCGCGGTTCCGGTGACCGACCGGAACTTCGTGATCGCGAACCTCGCGGCGCCGTCGGCGCTGCTGTCCGAAGAGGGCGCCGAAGAAGCCGAAGCCCCCGAGGTCGAGGCGGAAGCCGAAGCCCCGGAAGCCTGATCTTCCGGCAGAAACGAACAGGGCGGTGCCTGGCACCGCCCTTTTTCATTGGGGAATGGCTTTCGCCGGGTGCCGGATCAGCCGCGCGCGTCCCGCGCCCCGTCAGCCGCCTCGGCGCAGGCGTCGATGGCATCGACCGCCGCCTGCCAGGCCAGCAGGATCGAGGCATGGCGATTGGGATAATCCCGCGCCGGGATCAGCGCCTCAAGTCCGGCGAAAGGTGCGTCGGGGACGGGCCCTTCCTCGCGCAGCATCTTTTCCAGCTGCTCGGTCGCGCGGGCGAGATCCTCGCGGCTCGCACCCAGCACCGCCTGCCCCAGCACCCCGGCCGAGGCCTGCCCCAGCGCGCAGGCCCGCACCTCTTGTCCGAACCCGGCGATCCGCCCCTCCTTCAGCCGCACATGCGCCGTCACCGTCGAGCCGCATTGCGGCGAGCGTTTCATCGCGCTTCCCTGCGCGTCGGGCAGCGGCCCCAGATGCGGAATATCGGCAGCAAGCGCCAGGATCCGCTTGGAGTAGAGCTGCATCATGTCAGCGTCGGCCATGGTTTCCCCCGCGTCGTTCTCGGTCTAGATAGGGATCCGACAAGCGAAAGGAAAGCCGATGTTCGATCCCGCGACGCTGCGCTATGACGTCAACGGGCTGATCCCGGCCATCGCCCAGGACGCCGAGACCGGCGAGGTGCTGATGCTGGCCTGGATGAACGCCGAGGCGGTGGTGCGCACACTGGACAGCGGCCGCGTCACCTATTGGTCGCGCTCGCGGCAGGCGTTGTGGGTCAAGGGCGAGACGTCCGGTCACGTCCAGAACCTGCGCGAGATGCGGCTCGATTGCGACCGAGATTGCCTGCTGCTGCTGATCGACCAGACCGGCCCGGCCTGCCACACCAACCGGCGGTCCTGCTTCTATACTGCCCTGCGCGACGGGGACGAGGTCGAAATCATGGCGCCGATGCCGACCACCGCCTGATCTTGTTGGAATATTAATCTCTGCGTGCTGTGATCGCCCCGTCAACTCATGCGGCCGTGCGCCGCCAAGGGAACGGGATCGAAAATTGCAGGATTTCTTCATTGTCTGGGCCGAAAAGCTCATCACCGTGTTCGTCGTCGTGGCGCTGATCGCCGTCGGCGGGGCCGGGCTGTTCATGATGCTTTCGAACACGCCCGAGGGTGGATTCTTCATGGGGCTGATGGCGATGCTCTTCGGCGCGCTTTATGTCGTGATCGTCGCGGGCGTCATGTTCGTGGCCTTCGGCATCTATCGCAACACGCTGGAGACGAACCGCCTGCTGGCCGAATTGCTGCGACGCTAGGTGCCGATGGGCTGCAGCATCTGACGAACCTCCGCCGGGGTGACGCCCGCCTCGCGCAGCGCGCGCAGAGATCTGGCGTTGTCGCGCTTGGCCAGACGCTTGCCATCCTCGTCTCGGATCAGCCGGTGGTGGCGGTAGCGGGGCTGCGGCAGGTCCAGCAGCGCCTGCAGCAGAACGTGGATCCAGCTCGCCTCGGCCAGATCCTGCCCGCGCGTGACCAGCGTGATCTCCTGCGCCGCGTCGTCGACCACGACCGACAGATGATAGGACGTCCCCATCCCCCGCCGCGCCAGCACCACATCGCCGATGCCCGACAGAAACGCCGCGCGGGACAGATGCTGCGGCCGGCTATCATGCAGGCTCAGCCGCTCAACCCCCAGCAGGTCAAAGGCGGCGGAAGCGTCCAGCCGGATCGCCTCATCGCCCGTCAGGCCGCGCACCGGGCGCCCGCGACAGCTGCCGGGATAGACCAGCCCGTCGGGCCCGAGGATCGGCGCGCCTTCCTGCGGAGCCGACAGCGCCGCGCGAATATCGCCCCGCGTGCAACTGCAGGGATAGGTGACGCCCATCCCCGTCAGCCGGTCGAGCGCCGCCGCATAAGCGTCCAGCCGGTCGGACTGCCGCATGACCGGCTGCGGCCAGTCGAGGCCCAGCCAGTGCAGATCGTCATAGATCGCCCTTTCAAACTCGGCGCTGCATCTCTCGCGGTCGATATCCTCGATCCGCAGCAGGAACGCGCCCGGTGACGCGGCCTGCGCGGCAAAAAGCGCCGCATAGGCGTGCCCCAGATGCAAAAGCCCGGTAGGCGAGGGCGCGAAGCGGGTGCGGATGGTGGCGTCGGTTACTGCGCCGCCAGCCATGCGCTGAAATCCTGCTTGGCGCGGTCGGTATAGGCCGGGTAGCGCGCCTTGCGCCCGCGCCGTCCGCCCTTGGCCTCGACCGGCGGGAACAGCCCGAAATTCACGTTCATGGGCTGGAAACTGCGCGCCTCGGCCCCGCCGGTGATGTGGTGGACCAGCGCCCCCATCGCCGTCGTCCCCGGCGGCGGTTCAAGGTGCGCCCCCCGCGCCTCGGCAATCGCCAGCCGCGCCGCCAGCAGCCCCATCGCGGCGCTTTCGACATAGCCCTCGACCCCGGTGATCTGCCCGGCAAAGCGCAGATGCGGTTTCGAGCGCAGGCGCATCTGGCCATCCAGCAGCCGTGGCGAGTTCAGGAAGGTGTTGCGATGAATCCCGCCCAGCCGGGCAAAGCTCGCCTCTTGCAGGCCGGGGATCATGCGAAAGACGCGGGTCTGCGCGCCGTATTTCATCTTGGTCTGGAAGCCGACGAGATTATACAGCGTCCCCAAGGCATTATCGCGGCGAAGCTGGACCACCGCATAGGGTTTCTGCGCCGGATCATGGGGATTGGTCAGACCGACCGGCTTCATCGGGCCGTGACGCAGCGTTTCGCGCCCGCGTTCGGCCATGACCTCGATCGGCAGGCAGCCGTCGAAATAGCCGGCGGTCTCGCCCTCGCGAAACTCGGTCTTTTCCGCCTCGAGCAGCGCGTCGATGAAAGCCTCGTACTGGTCACGGGTCATCGGGCAGTTGATATAGGCGGTGCGCTCGGCCTCGGTCTCGCCCTTGTCGTAACGCGACTGGCGCCAGGCGATGCTCATGTCGATGGTGTCGGCGTGGACGATGGGCGCAATGGCGTCAAAGAAGGCCAGCGCGTCCGACCCCGTCTCGCCCTGAATCGCCTGCCCCAGCGCGGCCGAGGTCAGCGGCCCGGTGGCGATGATCCAGCGCCCATCGGCGGGCAGCTCGGTGATCTCGCCCGGCACGACGCGGATCAGCTCCTGCGCGGTCAGCGCGGCGGTCACGTCGGCGGCAAAGGCCTCGCGGTCGACGGCCAGCGCGCCGCCCGCGGGCAGCTTGTGGCGGTCGGCCATCTGCATGATCAGCCCGTCCGCCTGCCGCATTTCCCAATGCAGCTGGCCGACGGCATTATTCTGGTCGTCATCCGAGCGAAACGAGTTCGAACACACCATCTCGGCGAAATCGCCGCTTTTATGGGCGAAGGTGGCGACAAGGGGCCGCATCTCGTGCAGCACGACCGGCACGCCGGCGCGCGAAAGCTGCCAGGCGGCCTCTGATCCGGCAAGACCGGCACCGATGATGTGAACAGGTTCCATGCGCCGGGGCTAATCCTTGTCAGGCAAAGGCGCAAGGGTCGGGCGCAGGGGGACCCCCGCGCCCGGTTTGCCATCACGAATCGAGCTTGCCGACGCGGGCGGGCGTCTGGGCGGCCTCGATCTCGATCCGGCGCGGCTTCAGCGCCTCGGGCAGCTCGCGGATCAGGTCGATATGAAGCATCCCGTCCTGATGCGAGGCACCGGTGACGCGGATATGCTCGGCCAGCGCAAAGCGGCGCTCGAAGGCGCGGGTCGCGATGCCACGATGCAGGAAGCTGCGCTCGCCTTCCTCGGCGGGCTTGCGCGCGGTGACGATCACGGCCCCGTCACGCATCTCGACCGAGAGGTCATCCGAGCAAAATCCCGCGACGGCAATCGTGATCCGATAGCTGTCGTCGCCGGTCTTTTCGATGTTGTAGGGCGGGTAGGACTGGGTGGCGCTGTCGGCCGACAGCACGCGGTCCATCAGATCGGCCATGCGGTCGAAACCGACCGAGGCGCGATAAAGCGGTGCGCGATCAAAGTGACGCATTTCATACATCCTTTCCAAGCGATGTCATGTCATGCCCCCGTGTACCGGGCGGCGGTGGTGTCAAGGCCCTTGCGGCGCCTCGGGTCTGATCTGGGAACCCGGTTTCGCCCTGTCAAGAGCCGTGCGAGGCGGTGCGATAGACGGTTTCTTAACCGGGGCTGTGCTAGCGCGGGGGATGAGGCAGCGTGGGCGCCGATCCCGCTGGCCAGAGGCAGGCGAAGGACTTATCACGGATCTATGCCAAGAACCGCTTCCCTAATTTCCGGTCTGACCGACCTTGTGCGGCAGATCCACGCCTGCCCCGCTTCGCGGGCCGGATGATGCGTCGGCGGGTGCTGTATGTGCCGGGCTACGACCCCCTGCCCCCGCGCCGCTACCGCGAGCTTTACCGGCGAGAGGGCGCGGCGCAGGCGGAAATCTCGGGCTATACCCTTCTTCAGCGCGAGCGGCGCGATCCGACCGGCTTTGGCTGGGCGGCAGGGATCGGCGACAGCCACGCCGAGTTCGAGGTGCTGGTCTGGTCCGACATCGTGAATGCCAGCATGGGGCAGTCGATCCCGGCCACCTATCTGCAACTGCTGCAGACGGCTTGGGCCTATATCGGCTCAGGCGCGCTGTGGCGTCTGATGCGGCTGCGGCGCGGGCCGGTGATCGCGGCGCTTTATCCCATCGCGGTGCTGCTGGCGCAGGCGGCTATCGCGCTGGCCCTCGGCGGGGTGCTGCTCTGGCTGATGCCGTGGTGGGCGGGGCTGCCGCTGGCGGGGCTGACCGTCTGGGCGGTGCTGCGCTGGTGGCGGCGGCTCGACGGGCGCATCTTTGCCTATTATCTGATGCATGACTACGCCTTCACCGCGCTGCAGGGAGGCGCCTATCCGCAGGCGCTGTCGGCGCGGATCGACGGTTTCGCGCAGCGCATCGGGGCGCTGTCGCCGCAGGACTGGGACGAGGTGCTGGTGGTCGGCCATTCTTCGGGCGCCTATGTCGCGATCTCGGCGCTGGCGCGGCTGGCGCGAGAGGGCCGGCTGGGCGATCACGTCTCGCTGCTGACGCTGGGTCATGTGGTACCAATGGCGTCGTTTCTGCCCGGCGCGGCGCAATTGCGGGCCGATCTGCACGATCTGGCGCAGGCGGACCCCGACTGGGTCGATGTCACCGCGCCCGGCGATGCCTGCTGCTTTGCGCTCTGCGATCCGGTCGCGGTGTCGGGATCGACGCCTGCCGGTGGCGGCGGGCCCAAGGTCGTCTCGGCCGCATTCCGCCAGACCCTGTCGCCCGAAAAACAGCGCAGCCTGCGCGGTCGCTGGTTCCGGCTGCATTTCCAGTATCTCTGCGCCTTCGACCGGCCGGGGGATTACGACTATTTCCAGATCACCGCCGGGCCGCTGCGGCTTGGTGAACGCTTTGCCCATCGTGGCCACTCACCCGGTCGCATCGCGCGCCCGGTCAACCGCTGGCGGCACGGATGATCCCGCCCAAGCCCGTCGCCGCGCCCGGTCGCAGAGGGTTTTGGCATTACCTGCGCGGCTTTCGCCGCGACCTGCTGTCCGCCCTGCCGCCCCGGCTGTTCCGGGCCTGGATGGCGGAATATCGCGCCGGGCCGATCCACAGCTTTCTGTGCAACGATCCCGAACTGGTGGCCCTGGTGCTGCGGCAAAACCCGGCAGCTTTCCCGAAATCGAACCGCCTGCGCGAGGGGCTGGCGCCGCTTCTGGGGCGCTCGGTCTTTGTCACCAACGGGCCCGAGTGGAAGCGGCAGCGCCGCATCATCGACCCCGCCTTCGAGGGCGGCCGCCTGCGCGAGATCTTTCCCCAGATCCACGCCGCCGCGCTTGCCGCGACCGAACGGCTGACGCCGGGCGAGATCGACCTGGAACCCGAAACCTCGCAGGCCGCCGCCGATGTCATCTTTCGCACGCTGTTTTCGGTGCCCATCGCGGACCGGACGGCCGCGCAGGTGTTCGCGGCCTTCCGTGCCCATCAGGACGCGCAGCCCATCGTGAACCTCGCGGCCCTCGTCCCGCTGCCCGGCTGGCTGCCGCGCCCCCATTCGCGCCGGACAAGGCGCACCGCCGCCCATATCCGCAGCCTGATTGCGCAGCTTGTCCACGCCCGCGCCGACGCCATCGCCAAGGGCACCGCCCCGCCCGATCTGGCGACGCGGATCATGACCACGCCCGACCCGCTGACCGGCGAACGGTTCACGCCGGCCGAGATGGTCGATCAGGTGGCGATCTTTTTCCTTGCCGGGCACGAAACCAGCGCCTCGGCGCTGGCTTGGGCGCTGTGGCTGCTGGCGGCCGATCGCGACTGGCAGGACCGAGTGGCGGCAGAGGCGCAGGCCGAACTGGACCCCGCGAACCCCGATTTCTCGGCCGTGGCGCGGCTGAACCACTCCCGCGCCGTCTTCCGCGAGGCGCTGCGGCTTTATCCGCCGGTCCCGATGATGGTGCGCGAGGCCGCCTGCCCGCAGCGTTTCCGCGGCCGCGATGTGCCGCAAGGCGCGCAGATCGTCATCTCGCCCTGGCATCTGCATCGCCATGAACGGCTGTGGGAGAATCCCGACGGGTTCGATCCCGGTCGCTGGGGAACCGAGAATGGCCGCGACTGCGCGCGGCGCGCCTATATCCCGTTCTCGGCGGGCGCGCGCGTCTGTCCCGGTGCTGGCTTTGCAATGGTCGAGGGGCCGCTGATCCTGTCGATGATCCTGCGCCAGTGGCGGCTGACGCCCGCCGACCCCCCGCCCGTCCCCGTCGCGCGGCTGACGCTGCGCGGACAGGACGGCATCAGGGTCAGGCTTTCACCTCGCGACCATGACGCGACACGCCATCGGTGACGCGGGTATAGGTGCCCTGCCCCGACAGGATGCCGCGGAAGCCGCCCGGTTCGTCCAGCGAGAACACGATGATCGGCAGCTTGTTGTCCCGCGCCAGCGCGATCGCCGAGGCATCCATCACGCCCAGATTCTTCTGCAGCGCCTCGTCATAGCTGACCTCGTCATAGCGCTTGGCGTCGGGATAGCGGATCGGGTCCTTGTCATAGACGCCGTCGACCTTGGTGCCCTTGAAGATCGCCTGGCAGTTCATCTCGGACGCGCGCAGGGTGGCGGCTGTGTCGGTGGTGAAATACGGGTTGCCGGTCCCCGCCGCAAAGATGATCACGCGCTTCTTTTCCAGATGCCGCACGGCGCGGCGGCGGATGTATGGCTCGGCCACTTCGTCCATGCGGATCGCGGTGATGACGCGGGTGTGGATGCCCTTGGCCTCCAGCGCGGATTGCATGGCCAGCGCATTCATCACCGTCGCCAGCATCCCCATGTAATCGGCGGTCGTCCGCTCCATCCCCTGGGCGCTGCCTTGCAGCCCGCGGAAGATATTGCCGCCGCCGATGACCATGCAGACCTCGACCCCCATCCTGTGGACGGAATCGACTTCGTCGGCGATGCGCGCGATGGTCGGCGGGTGCAGGCCATAGCCCTGATCGCCCATCAGCGCCTCGCCCGAGATCTTCAGCATGACGCGTTCATAGCTGGTCGGGGTTCTGGCTTCGGTTTCAGTCAT encodes:
- a CDS encoding ABC transporter ATP-binding protein, translating into MIECRDLHKYYGDYHALRGIDLTIREGEFFSLLGPSGCGKTTLLRTIAGFEGISSGVVLIDDKDMARVPANKRPTNMVFQSYAIFPHLSVAENVAFGLRRDPRPRAEKDAAVEEALKMVGLTGYGKRRAHALSGGQRQRVALARALILKPKVLLLDEPLSALDRKMREQMQVELIKLQRQVGITFVLVTHDQEEALVMSDRIAVMFEGQIAQLDEPESLYSRPVDRRVADFIGVMNFLPATILSEGEGVIHVDVEGLGEIEIPESRVARHDEPGAPPMIGFRPEAVSIFPEGQPQTAPRQNGGVIDEVVYYGDMTYYDVRIDEEDGTKSEPVRISMRNVFGRDIPDVGTRASIGWSPASLILFR
- a CDS encoding ABC transporter permease — protein: MRGNGLRIYSLIYLLFLYAPIALLPVFAFNSGTIIAFPLKGFTTDWFAQMWANPTLRRAFFNSLTIAVSSAVLATALGVFAARASTRYNFPAKTGIMGLIMLPLVLPEIIVAMSLLVVLLAIGVELSVLTVIVGHTLICLPYAIAILTTAFNSLDKSLEEAAQDLGETRFSAFRLVILPLVMPGIISALLMSFTISLDEFIIAFFLAGNEPTLPTYIFSQLRFPKAIPVIMALGTVLVLMSILLLTAAEYFRRRGAARTGRQGHGGFL
- a CDS encoding ABC transporter permease translates to MSAPRIDTEARQGLTMVSPPLIYAVLVLAAPLATILAYSFFRDGYLEVIHEFTFENYRAVLSDPVFHKILLRSLWVALAVTAATVLLAFPVAYFLSFVVPPERKALWIFLITIPFWTSYLIRVFLWKVILGHNGVINATLTGIGVIDEPLSFLLFNVQAMVITLAHAYAPFAILPIYVALEKIDRSLLEAGRDLGESRMMTFWRVTLPLAMPGVIAASLIVFIPTIGDYVTPELIGGGKIPMIANMVQKQMLALDNRPLGSAVAVTAMLIVAILSVLFLLLNRRFLRVRS
- a CDS encoding TRAP transporter substrate-binding protein, which encodes MTTKSTLDRRRFLSRATIGGASAAAASTLAAPALAQSSPKINWRMTSSFPPSLDNLFGAAGDLATMVSEASEGNFVIQPFAPGEIVPALQAADAVSDGTVEAAHSVGYYYWGKDPAWALGSTVPFSLSARAQNAWLYHGGGNEMFNEFLDQYNIHAFPGGNTGVQMGGWYRKEIKSVEDLKGLKFRVGGFAGKVLEKLGVVPQQLAGGDVYPALEKGTIDAAEFVGPYDDQKLGLAQVAPYYYYPGWWEGGPAVHFMFNKEKFESLPPQYQSLLKTACQAVNGNMLHEYDWLNPPALKEVVAGGAKLMPFPEDVMQASFDAANEIYAELDETNPHWQKMWASIKSFRNDWYLYNQTAEYTYDTFMMIQQRAGKL
- a CDS encoding 50S ribosomal protein L25/general stress protein Ctc; the protein is MAKEIPDLVAEARTGTGKGAARQARRNGKVPGIVYGDHKDPVAIQFDFNQLLTKLRAGRFLSTLWNLKVEGQEDVRVICRGVQKDVVKDLPTHIDFMRLRRTSKINLFIQVDFINQDKCPALKRGGTLVTVRPEVELMVTAGDIPESIVVDLEGRQIGETIHISDVTLPEGAVPVTDRNFVIANLAAPSALLSEEGAEEAEAPEVEAEAEAPEA
- a CDS encoding iron-sulfur cluster assembly scaffold protein, encoding MADADMMQLYSKRILALAADIPHLGPLPDAQGSAMKRSPQCGSTVTAHVRLKEGRIAGFGQEVRACALGQASAGVLGQAVLGASREDLARATEQLEKMLREEGPVPDAPFAGLEALIPARDYPNRHASILLAWQAAVDAIDACAEAADGARDARG
- the hisI gene encoding phosphoribosyl-AMP cyclohydrolase gives rise to the protein MFDPATLRYDVNGLIPAIAQDAETGEVLMLAWMNAEAVVRTLDSGRVTYWSRSRQALWVKGETSGHVQNLREMRLDCDRDCLLLLIDQTGPACHTNRRSCFYTALRDGDEVEIMAPMPTTA
- the gluQRS gene encoding tRNA glutamyl-Q(34) synthetase GluQRS; translated protein: MAGGAVTDATIRTRFAPSPTGLLHLGHAYAALFAAQAASPGAFLLRIEDIDRERCSAEFERAIYDDLHWLGLDWPQPVMRQSDRLDAYAAALDRLTGMGVTYPCSCTRGDIRAALSAPQEGAPILGPDGLVYPGSCRGRPVRGLTGDEAIRLDASAAFDLLGVERLSLHDSRPQHLSRAAFLSGIGDVVLARRGMGTSYHLSVVVDDAAQEITLVTRGQDLAEASWIHVLLQALLDLPQPRYRHHRLIRDEDGKRLAKRDNARSLRALREAGVTPAEVRQMLQPIGT